GCGAGCGCACGTTGACCGTGTTGTAGGCGGTCACCGTGCCGAGCGCCTTGAGCTCGATGACGAACTCGCCCTGCTCCACCTCGGCCACGCGTACCGGCACAGGGCCCATGTCCCCAAAGCGGCCGCGGCCCATCTGCTGGGACTGCGGCTGGCTCGGCCAGAACCACCACAGCAGCAAAGCCAGGACTGCGAGCAGTGTCAGGCCAATCAGCCATTGGCGGGAGTTGTTCGGGGAGGACGAGGAAGCATTCGACATGGCAGGCGCGCGATCACTTTTGTGGGGTGTCGGAACGATAAGCACTGGCCCGCGTCAAGCAAAGCCCATTTACCCGCTTTTTACGCTCCACTTACGTTACTAACTGTTTGAGGCACAAATAAAAACGGCCTGCTAGGCAGGCCGTTGTGCCGCTCCGGCAGCGTATTACTTCAGCGCTGCCAGGGCAGCCGCGTAGTTCGGTTCGTGGGCGATTTCGCCAACCAGTTCGCTGTGCAGCACCTTGTCCTGCTCGTCCAGCACCACTACGGCACGCGCCGCCAGACCGGTCAGCGGGCCGCTGGCGATGGCCACGCCGTAATTCTTGAGGAACTCGGCACCACGCAGAGTGGACAGGTTGACCACGTTCTCCAGACCTTCGGCGCCGCAGAAACGCGCCTGGGCGAACGGCAGGTCGGCGGAGATGCACAGCACCACGGTGTTGTTCAGCTGGCTGGCTTCGGCGTTGAACTTGCGCACGGAGGTGGCGCAGGTCGGGGTATCGACGCTCGGGAAGATGTTCAGCACCTTGCGCTTGCCGGCCAGGCTGGCCAGGGTGACGTCGCTCAGATCACCAGCGACCAGGCTGAAAGCCGGCGCCTGTTGGCCAGCCTGCGGCAGTTGGCCGTCGACCTGCACCGGATTGCCTTTGAGAGTGACTTGCGCCATGGGGAGTTTCCTTATCGTTCAGGGAGTTGAAGGGCAGATGTGTGACATGGGCATCGCCGCAGCGAATCGCCCATCGAATGGCAGGTCACGGCCCGACCAAGCGTCCAGCCTAGCGCAGAAGCGCCGCCGATACACCCGAGGCCAAGTAGGGATATAGCAAAAGATCACGCTGGCCTCAGAAATCCCGCCGGTAGAACAGATCGAGCGAACTGGCCAGGCCACTGGCCGCCTCCAGAAACAGCCGCCGGCCGAGCATGTAGCGCAGCGCGATGGTATTGGCCGGCTCGAACACCCCCACGCCATAACGCAGGCTGAGACGCTCGGTGATATTGCCGCTGGCCACCACACTGGTGGTCACGCCGCTGCCTTCGGTATCGAGCTGAAAATCCTTGATGCCCAGGCTGTTGGCCAGGCTGGTGGTAAGCGAACTGCTGCCGGCCAGGCCGAGGGCCAGCGCCGCCTGGCCCAGCATGTTGTTGTCGCCGCTGCTCTGCCCCAGTGGCCGGCCCAGCACCAGGTAGGACAATGCCTGCTCCTGGCTCATCGCCGGTTCGGCGAACACCGTGGTAGCGGGTTGCTCGGCATTGCCGGAAAGGCGAATGCCGGCGACAACGTTATCGACCCGGCGTATGGCCTCGACATCGAGGAAGGGCTGATCGATCGGCCCGGTGAACAGCAGGCGCGCGCGGCGAATGGTCAGGCGCTGGCCGTAGGCACGATAGCGCCCATTGGCCAGATCCAGCTCACCGCGGGTATCGAGGTTGTCACCGATATGCACGCGTCCGCGCAGGTCGGCAGTCAGGCCAAAGCCGCTGAAGGCCAGCTTGTCCTGACCGACTTCGACATCGACATCCATGGCGATGCCCAGCCCCTGCTCCACTTCCGGTTCTTCCCGGCCGACCACCCGCGCATCAGCGGAAACCTTCACCGTCGATGGCGGCAGCTCGCGCACGCTGATCTGGCCGCGCGGCACACCGACCTTGCCACTGACGGCGAGACGCTGATCACGCAGCTGCAGACGCAAATCGGGCTCGACCTCCAGCTCGGCATAGGGCTCTACCTTCACCGGCAGGCGCTGCCCGAGCAATGACAGATCGCCGGCCAGGCCCTCGGCCCAGACGATCTCGCCGCGCAGGCTGCCCCGCCCCTGCTCGCCACTGCGCCAGTCGCCGGACAACTGAACCTGCTCACCAGCGATCAGCGCGTGCAACTGCAAGCCTTCCAGGCTGACTGGCAACTCGCTGCCGGAGAGCTCGCCGTTATCCAGACGCAACTGCCCGTTGATCTGCGGTGCCAAAAGGTGACCACTGATGGTTCCGTTGCCCTGCAGCCTGCCCTCGAGCGTTTCCGCCATCGGCACGAAGGGGCGCAGCACGGCGAGGTCGAAGCCGCTCAGACGAAATTCGCCATTGACCGGTTTGTTCAGCGGATGCGGATCGATCTGCGCCTGCAGCACCAGCTCGCCCAGACGACTACTGGCCAAGCGCAGCTCGCTATCCACCCGCCGCGGGCGCAGCGTGCTGTCCAGGCGCAGGCTGTCATAGGGGAAATCCAGCCACTGCTCCTCATCAGGTTGACGAATGCGCAGGTTGCCGGCGCCGGCATCAAGCGTGATCTGACCGTTGGGGCCGCTGTCGGGCAGCTCGACCTTGAGCTGACCATTGAGGTGCCCCTGCCAGGCGAAATCCTCGGGTAGCCAGGGTTGCAGGCTGGCCAACGGGAAGTTCTCCAGGCGCCAGTCCAGGCTGGGCTGCGGCATCAGGCGCTGCTGCCCGCCACAGAGGCTGGCGTCGCCGGAACGCCAGCAATGCGCCCCCAGATTCATCCGGCCGCTGGCCAGACGTTCCAGGCTCGCCGCCTGCTGCAACTGCCAGTCCTGACCGCCACTCTGCAAGAGGCCACTGGCGATGCGCCCACGCCAATCACCCTGCTCATTCAAGTTGCCATCCAGTGCCAGCGCCAGCTGCAGCAGCGGCCCCTGCAGATCGATATCCAGCGCCTGGCGACGCTGATCGCCGCGCCCCTCGGCCTGCAGGCGCCCGAGATAGGTATCGCCGACGCGAATGCCGCGCAGATTGAGATCGATGCGCGCCTGCTGGCGAGCATCCAGCGTCGCGTCCAGTTGCAGCTGACGCAGGCTGGGGTCACCGAGCGCCAGACGCTCGCCGGTCAGGGCCAGCTGGCCTTGCGGCGCTTGCAAGGTGCCAGCCAGGGCCAGTTGCCCCTGCATCTGCCCCTGCAAACCGGGCCAGAGCTGTCCCAGACGCGGCAAGGCCAGTTCCAGCTGGCCACGCAGGCTCTGATCCAGTGCACCCTGGCCACTGATCCGGTTGTCGCCCAGGCGCAGCAGCAAACGCTGCAACTGCCACTGTTCTGCGCGACCGCTCCCCTGCACCTGCAGTTGCGCCGGCTGACCACGCAGGCGGCCATTGAGGTCGATATCGGCGTTGGCCTGCAGCGTTCCGGCGCTGAAGCTACCAGAGGTATTCAGCGGGCCGGCCAGGCTGCCCGGCATTTCCGCCAGCCAGTAACCGGGGTCGAGCGCGCTGAGCTGCAACATGGCCTGCCAGTCGATGCCCTCAGCGAACCCCACTTTGAGTACACCTTCAGCCCGGCCCTGGCCGGCCACCAGCTGCAATTGCGGCAGGCTGACCTGGCCAAGATCGCCACTGACCGGGCCGCTCAGGCTGAAATCACCCGCTGGCCCCTGCAGTTGCGCGGCAAAGTTACCCAGGTAGTTGCCTTCGCTATAGCTGCCTTCGGCCTGCAAGGTATGCAGCGCCACCGCTGGCGGCTCGTCCATCGGATAGAGCCGCTGCCAGGGGAAGTCCAGCCAGTCCAGTCTGGCATCGACGCTGAACGCTTCGCTCCAGGCCAGCTTGCCCTCGATCTGGACATGCTGCTCGTCGGCCTGGATACGCAGCAGTTCGACATCCGCCCCGGCGGCGTCGACCCGGCTGCTCAGTTGCAACGGCATCGGCGCCTGCTCGGCGGGCAGGCTGGCAGTGCCTTCGACGCGATAGCCGCTGGCCAGATCACCCCTCGCCTGCAGTTGCACGTCCTGCAGGCGCAGGGTTGGCGGCAAGCCGCCGGCAGGCAGGAATTCGCGACTGGTCAGGCGCAGCTCGGCAGGCAGATTTGCCGCCAGAGCCTGCACCCTGCCCTGCAGACGCGCCTCGAGGTAACCGCTGCTGTCCGCCTCCAGCTCCAGGCTGCGCTGCAACTCACCACCTATCTGCAGCGCCACCTGCCATGGCCGGCCATCGACTTGCGGCAGCTGCAGGCGCCCACTCAATGCCAGCGGCCAGTCGCCCTGCGGGGTCAGACGGCCGCTGACATCCAGGCGCAGGTCATCACGTTGCAGGGCAAGACGCTGCAACTCGACGCCCTGCTCGTTCCAGCTGGCGATCAGTTGCAGGTCGCTCAGTTGCGCCTGACCATCCACACGCAGCTCGCCCAGCTGGATGTCGCCCAGTTGCAGGCGCAGCGGCAGATTCAGCCCGGGCAGGCTGAACGGCTCGCTGCTCGACTCTGTGCTTGGCGGCAGATCCAGCGCCACCTGCTGCACATGCAGACGATCGAGACACAGCGTCAGGCGCAGCAGGCAGGACGGCGACCAGGCCATGTCCGGTTGCTGCAGTTCCACGCGCTTCTGCTCCTGCTGCCAGACCAGCGCATCGGCCTGCCAGACGCCGCCCAGCCGCCCGCGGAAATTCTCAGCCTGCAGACCCGGTACCTGCGCCAGCAGCCAGCGGCTTCCGACCGGGGTACCGAGCAGCAGCGACAGGGTGACAGCCAGCAGCAGAACCAGGCTGAGCACGCCGATGGCGAGCCCTTTCAGCACGCGGCGGATCATAGCTCTGGCCCCATGGAGAAATGCAGGCGCACACCACCGTCGCCGTCCAGGGCATGGGCGAGGTCCAGGCGCAGCGGGCCGACCGGTGAAACCCAGCGCACACCAAAGCCGACCCCGGTCTTGAGGGTGGGAATATCCAGCGAGTTGAACGAGTTGCCCTGGTCGATGAAGGTCGCCACGCGCCACTTGTCGGTGAGGCTGTACTGGTACTCGGCGCTGGCGGTGAACAGGTAGCGGCCGCCGATCTTGTCGCCGCGATTGTTCTCCGGCGACAGGCTCTGGTAGTCGTAGCCGCGCACGCTCTGATCGCCGCCGGCGAAAAAGCGCAGCGACGGCGGCACCGCCGAAAAGCCATTGGTTTCAGTGCCGCCGAACTGCACGCGACCGAGCAGTCGGTGGTTGTCGAATACCGTGGCAAGGCCCTTTAGCATGACGTTGCCATGCAACACGTTGGCGTCGGACAAGACCCCGTCGACGGCGCCACGCAGATCGAACTGCACGCGGTAACCCTGATTCGGATCGAGACGATTGTCGCTGCGCAGCAACGAGTAACTGGCCCCCGGCATCAGCAAGGTGCTCAGCCCGGAATCATCGCCCAGACGGTATTCTTCGCGCTGCCACTTCACCGACAGCACGCGCTGCCAGCCGCCGGAGCGCTGGCTGTGCCACTCTGGCCCGAGGGTGAACAGACGGCTCAGGCTGTCCTTGCTGGCCAGCTCTTCATATTGATAGCCGCCAGCCATTCTCAGCTTGTCGGTCAGCGGAGGGTCACGGGGAATGTCGTACCACAAACCGACGTTCTGTCTGGGCGCGGACAGTTCGGCTTCCACCCCGTAACTGTGCCCCTGCGGGTTGCGCCAGTGACGCGTCCAGTTGGCACGCAAACGCGGCCCGACGTCAGTGGAAAAGCCCAGGCCCAGCCCCAGGGTGCGGGGCTCGCGCACCTGCAGCGCCACTGCGACCGGAATCCGCAGTTGATCGGCCTGAGTGGGAATGGCATCGACCCGCACCGACTCGAAATATCCGCTGGACTGCAGCGCTTGGTACAACTCGGCAATCAGCTCGGAGTCATAGGGCGTGTCCGGCTCGAACGGCACCATGCGCAGCAGTAATTCGTCATCGAACGGGAAATCACCGCTGAAGGCGATATCGCCCAGGCTGTAGCGCGGGCCACTGCTGAACACCAGCTCGATGTCGGCCACGCCGGCCTCCGGATCGATCTGCAGGCTCTGACGGGTGAATCGCCCCTCGAAAAAGCCATAGCGCGAGGCCTGATTCTGAATCAGTCGCTTGGCATCCTCGTAGCGCCCGTGGTTGAGCACGGAGCCCGGCTGGAGCCGGCTGGAGTCGGGAACGCGAAAGGCCGACAGCTCGCTGGCCGGCCCTTCTATGCGAATGTCGACATTGCGCAGGCGAACGCGCTCACCCGGTTCGACTTCGAGTATCAGAAGCGGCGTTTCGCCTTCCTCGATACGGCTGCGAATACGCGCCTGGTAATAACCCAGGGCCTGCGCCGCCTTGTCGGCCTCGGCCTCGGCAATGCGCCGCAAACGCCGCAATGACTGAGCGTCGCGTCCGTCGAGGCTGCCGACATAACCTTCGATATTGGCCTTGAGAGCCGAATTGCTCGGAGTAATTCGCACGTCGAGTTCGCTCGCTGCGAAGGCCCCGGTACTGATCAGCAGCAGTGTCAG
The sequence above is drawn from the Pseudomonas sp. Z8(2022) genome and encodes:
- a CDS encoding translocation/assembly module TamB domain-containing protein; translated protein: MIRRVLKGLAIGVLSLVLLLAVTLSLLLGTPVGSRWLLAQVPGLQAENFRGRLGGVWQADALVWQQEQKRVELQQPDMAWSPSCLLRLTLCLDRLHVQQVALDLPPSTESSSEPFSLPGLNLPLRLQLGDIQLGELRVDGQAQLSDLQLIASWNEQGVELQRLALQRDDLRLDVSGRLTPQGDWPLALSGRLQLPQVDGRPWQVALQIGGELQRSLELEADSSGYLEARLQGRVQALAANLPAELRLTSREFLPAGGLPPTLRLQDVQLQARGDLASGYRVEGTASLPAEQAPMPLQLSSRVDAAGADVELLRIQADEQHVQIEGKLAWSEAFSVDARLDWLDFPWQRLYPMDEPPAVALHTLQAEGSYSEGNYLGNFAAQLQGPAGDFSLSGPVSGDLGQVSLPQLQLVAGQGRAEGVLKVGFAEGIDWQAMLQLSALDPGYWLAEMPGSLAGPLNTSGSFSAGTLQANADIDLNGRLRGQPAQLQVQGSGRAEQWQLQRLLLRLGDNRISGQGALDQSLRGQLELALPRLGQLWPGLQGQMQGQLALAGTLQAPQGQLALTGERLALGDPSLRQLQLDATLDARQQARIDLNLRGIRVGDTYLGRLQAEGRGDQRRQALDIDLQGPLLQLALALDGNLNEQGDWRGRIASGLLQSGGQDWQLQQAASLERLASGRMNLGAHCWRSGDASLCGGQQRLMPQPSLDWRLENFPLASLQPWLPEDFAWQGHLNGQLKVELPDSGPNGQITLDAGAGNLRIRQPDEEQWLDFPYDSLRLDSTLRPRRVDSELRLASSRLGELVLQAQIDPHPLNKPVNGEFRLSGFDLAVLRPFVPMAETLEGRLQGNGTISGHLLAPQINGQLRLDNGELSGSELPVSLEGLQLHALIAGEQVQLSGDWRSGEQGRGSLRGEIVWAEGLAGDLSLLGQRLPVKVEPYAELEVEPDLRLQLRDQRLAVSGKVGVPRGQISVRELPPSTVKVSADARVVGREEPEVEQGLGIAMDVDVEVGQDKLAFSGFGLTADLRGRVHIGDNLDTRGELDLANGRYRAYGQRLTIRRARLLFTGPIDQPFLDVEAIRRVDNVVAGIRLSGNAEQPATTVFAEPAMSQEQALSYLVLGRPLGQSSGDNNMLGQAALALGLAGSSSLTTSLANSLGIKDFQLDTEGSGVTTSVVASGNITERLSLRYGVGVFEPANTIALRYMLGRRLFLEAASGLASSLDLFYRRDF
- a CDS encoding autotransporter assembly complex protein TamA; protein product: MSVYGHLQRSLTLLLISTGAFAASELDVRITPSNSALKANIEGYVGSLDGRDAQSLRRLRRIAEAEADKAAQALGYYQARIRSRIEEGETPLLILEVEPGERVRLRNVDIRIEGPASELSAFRVPDSSRLQPGSVLNHGRYEDAKRLIQNQASRYGFFEGRFTRQSLQIDPEAGVADIELVFSSGPRYSLGDIAFSGDFPFDDELLLRMVPFEPDTPYDSELIAELYQALQSSGYFESVRVDAIPTQADQLRIPVAVALQVREPRTLGLGLGFSTDVGPRLRANWTRHWRNPQGHSYGVEAELSAPRQNVGLWYDIPRDPPLTDKLRMAGGYQYEELASKDSLSRLFTLGPEWHSQRSGGWQRVLSVKWQREEYRLGDDSGLSTLLMPGASYSLLRSDNRLDPNQGYRVQFDLRGAVDGVLSDANVLHGNVMLKGLATVFDNHRLLGRVQFGGTETNGFSAVPPSLRFFAGGDQSVRGYDYQSLSPENNRGDKIGGRYLFTASAEYQYSLTDKWRVATFIDQGNSFNSLDIPTLKTGVGFGVRWVSPVGPLRLDLAHALDGDGGVRLHFSMGPEL
- the tpx gene encoding thiol peroxidase, whose translation is MAQVTLKGNPVQVDGQLPQAGQQAPAFSLVAGDLSDVTLASLAGKRKVLNIFPSVDTPTCATSVRKFNAEASQLNNTVVLCISADLPFAQARFCGAEGLENVVNLSTLRGAEFLKNYGVAIASGPLTGLAARAVVVLDEQDKVLHSELVGEIAHEPNYAAALAALK